AATTCTTTAGCTCTTTTATTCATTAATTCAACAAATTTTTCTTCGCTGCCTGCTATATATTCAGCCATTGCAACTGAAGCATCATTAGCTGAATTCATCGCAATTGATTTAAGCAAATCTATTACAGACATTTCCTCTCCTACCTCAAGATAAATCTGTGTACCCCCCATTTCAAAAGCATGTTGGCTTGTGACAACTTTATCCGTAAGTTTTATTTGTCCGGAATCAATTGCTTCCATTATTAGAAGCATTGTCATAACTTTTGTGACACTGGCAGGTGGTAATTCTTTATGGATGTCTTTTTCAAATAATATTTTTCCTGTAGCTGCGTCCATTAAAATAGCTGATTTTGATTTTAATTCAAAACTTTCTGCATATATGTTGTTTCCAGATATTATTGTAAATGTAAATACAAATAATATAAATAAAATAATCATTTTTTTATACATAAATATATACCTCCTTCTCTAAACTTATTTTTTCTCGAGAAGGAATTATTATTCCTTTTATTTTTTTGGTATGGATTAATATAGTTAGAATATTGTTTTTTATCAATGTCCGATTGCAATGAGAAATATTCCTTGAATCAAACCAATCCCTAAACCCATATAAAAACCAAGCCATTCTATAAATGAAAGCTCTTTTTTTGCAACCTTTCGTACCAAAAGCTCCAATTCAGCAAAATTAAGTTTTAGTATTTTATCTTTTACAATATCTTTTATCGGAAGTGCTGTCTGAACCTCCTCAATATAATCGCCAAATTGTTTAAACAAACTAAAGAGTTCTTTCATCATTACATTTGATAGATAATCCATAATAGACCTACGAATAACAATTGGAATCCATTTTGGTAGTTGCTCTTCAATTCTATCCATAATATGCTGATGTATCATCGGTATTGATTTTATAAAAATTTTGTTTTCTTGGAAAAATTTTTTAATATCATTTTGTGAAAACAATTCGTTTTCGACAACATCAGCTAATGAATCAGCAATAGCAGCTTTCCTTTTCGGAAGCACGCCTTGAATATCATACTTTATTATTGGAATCCTAATAGGTTCTTTTGGATTAAATAGCAACCAAATAGCAACTTTATTGGTTAAATATCCATGAAATG
This is a stretch of genomic DNA from Aceticella autotrophica. It encodes these proteins:
- a CDS encoding DUF445 domain-containing protein, translated to MNKYVVDFIFLPLIGAFHGYLTNKVAIWLLFNPKEPIRIPIIKYDIQGVLPKRKAAIADSLADVVENELFSQNDIKKFFQENKIFIKSIPMIHQHIMDRIEEQLPKWIPIVIRRSIMDYLSNVMMKELFSLFKQFGDYIEEVQTALPIKDIVKDKILKLNFAELELLVRKVAKKELSFIEWLGFYMGLGIGLIQGIFLIAIGH